One part of the Planctomycetota bacterium genome encodes these proteins:
- a CDS encoding sulfatase-like hydrolase/transferase gives MIKQTILVVALLLIGSLSGLSQAADAARPNIVYIVADDLGWKDVGFNGCTDIKTPNIDKLAAGGAKLAQFYVQPMCTPTRACLMTGRYPYRYGLQTAVIPSVADYGLDTDEWLMPQALKDAGYKTAIIGKWHLGHADKKYWPKQRGFDYQYGAMIGELDYFTHEEHGVLDWYRDNKPVKEEGYTTQLLGNDAVRYINEQSANAPFYLYLTFNAPHTPYQAPQEYIDRYKNIEEPTRRVYAAMVACLDDEIGRVVDALDQKGLRNNTLIVFHSDNGGTFNAMFAGVMADVSKIKIPCDNQPYRDGKGSLFEGGTLVCAAANWPGHIQPGLTVNGLIHAVDMYPTLAHLAGASTDKCKPLDGLDVWAAISQNDPSPRQEIVYNVEPFRGAIREGDWKLIWRTMLPSSVDLYNLKDDPSEKTNLAADHPDKVTEMQLRINALAKDAAKPLFLMTQMKVVMKNMNGEPLMPGEDVNYEPEVAP, from the coding sequence ATGATAAAGCAGACCATTCTTGTCGTCGCCCTGTTGCTGATCGGTTCGTTGTCGGGCTTGAGTCAAGCCGCCGATGCGGCTCGCCCCAACATCGTGTACATCGTCGCGGACGATCTGGGCTGGAAGGACGTCGGGTTCAACGGGTGCACCGACATCAAGACGCCGAACATCGACAAGCTCGCGGCGGGCGGTGCGAAGCTAGCGCAGTTTTATGTGCAGCCGATGTGCACGCCGACGCGGGCGTGTCTGATGACCGGTCGGTATCCGTACCGCTACGGTCTTCAGACGGCGGTCATCCCCTCCGTCGCCGACTACGGACTGGACACGGACGAATGGCTCATGCCGCAGGCGCTCAAGGATGCGGGGTACAAGACCGCGATCATCGGCAAGTGGCACCTCGGTCATGCGGACAAGAAGTACTGGCCCAAACAGCGCGGCTTCGACTACCAGTACGGCGCAATGATCGGCGAGCTGGACTACTTCACGCATGAAGAGCACGGCGTGCTGGACTGGTATCGCGACAACAAGCCGGTAAAGGAAGAGGGCTACACCACGCAACTTCTGGGCAACGACGCGGTCCGGTACATCAACGAGCAGTCGGCCAACGCGCCGTTCTATCTGTACCTGACGTTCAATGCGCCGCATACGCCCTACCAGGCGCCGCAGGAATACATCGACCGTTACAAGAACATCGAGGAGCCGACCCGCCGAGTGTATGCTGCGATGGTGGCGTGCCTTGATGACGAGATTGGCCGCGTCGTCGATGCGCTCGATCAGAAGGGCCTCCGCAATAACACGCTCATCGTGTTCCACAGCGACAACGGCGGGACGTTCAACGCCATGTTCGCCGGCGTCATGGCCGACGTGTCGAAAATCAAAATCCCCTGCGACAATCAGCCGTATCGCGACGGCAAGGGCTCACTGTTCGAAGGCGGCACGCTCGTCTGCGCCGCCGCCAACTGGCCCGGGCACATTCAGCCGGGCCTGACGGTCAACGGTCTGATTCACGCGGTGGACATGTATCCGACGCTGGCGCATCTCGCCGGCGCATCCACCGACAAGTGCAAGCCGCTGGACGGGCTTGATGTTTGGGCGGCGATCAGCCAGAACGATCCGTCGCCGCGCCAGGAGATCGTCTACAACGTCGAGCCGTTCCGCGGCGCGATCCGCGAGGGTGATTGGAAACTCATCTGGCGCACGATGCTTCCTTCGTCGGTCGACCTCTACAACCTTAAGGATGATCCGTCGGAAAAGACCAATCTCGCCGCCGATCATCCCGACAAGGTGACCGAGATGCAGTTGCGGATCAACGCGCTGGCCAAGGACGCCGCCAAGCCCCTGTTCCTCATGACGCAGATGAAAGTCGTGATGAAGAACATGAACGGCGAACCGCTCATGCCCGGCGAAGACGTCAACTACGAACCGGAGGTCGCCCCGTAA
- a CDS encoding DUF3313 family protein — protein sequence MSARFHSKVRRSLDSGRASPMHGPRRSSAAPPRSAKPRTFSQRNRCMVGTSVHTYLSPHIRTRPMTHLRTLLFITTLALTGALTGCSASPRSHSGFLGDYSKLQPSAKVDGAMSYVNPGFDLSKYDKFIIDPIGVNFAPDASGASVDPKTLNDMAQYLRAKLIEDLSRNYQVVDKPGPDTLRLRVAITDLKKANPIFNVHPATKLSGVGLGAASIEAEGRDASTDEQMFAFIHTRSGDRMTLVEGLQEWGHAKQAMDFWSKTLVDRVDEAHGKTKP from the coding sequence ATGTCCGCAAGGTTTCACTCGAAGGTCAGAAGGTCGCTCGATTCTGGAAGGGCAAGCCCGATGCATGGGCCCCGCAGATCGAGCGCAGCACCGCCACGCTCCGCAAAGCCCAGGACATTCTCGCAACGGAATAGATGCATGGTTGGAACATCCGTGCACACATATCTTTCGCCACACATAAGGACTCGACCCATGACCCACCTTCGTACGCTTCTGTTCATCACGACGCTCGCCCTCACAGGGGCCCTCACCGGATGCAGTGCTTCGCCGCGGTCCCATTCCGGTTTCCTCGGCGACTACTCCAAACTCCAACCCAGCGCGAAAGTCGATGGCGCCATGAGCTATGTCAACCCCGGCTTTGACCTGTCCAAGTACGACAAATTCATCATCGACCCGATCGGCGTGAACTTCGCGCCCGACGCCTCCGGGGCGTCGGTCGATCCCAAGACGCTCAACGACATGGCGCAGTACCTGCGCGCCAAATTGATCGAGGATCTTTCCAGGAATTATCAGGTGGTCGACAAGCCGGGCCCGGACACGCTTCGGTTGCGCGTGGCGATCACCGATCTGAAGAAGGCCAATCCGATCTTCAATGTTCACCCGGCGACGAAGCTCAGCGGCGTGGGCCTCGGGGCCGCGTCGATCGAGGCGGAAGGACGCGACGCCTCCACCGACGAGCAGATGTTCGCATTCATCCATACCCGCAGCGGCGATCGCATGACGCTCGTCGAAGGCCTTCAGGAATGGGGCCACGCCAAACAGGCGATGGACTTCTGGTCCAAGACGCTCGTCGACCGCGTGGACGAAGCGCACGGGAAAACGAAGCCCTGA
- a CDS encoding alpha/beta hydrolase: MKPMRFQPGLLLVLLTLAGCSGPTLVPTPALFIGAADNPFADVPPSHQQPAVTLIYGSDRTLAETEQDAKDPSLAYDYGRARTLTVGTCRVNIGKDLTWEQVVEQSRTADRKMDLPMSIDAPAPLATFAPTDNPPIAQGDQLVESPEDVATDRRAVDALHKLLAEQLADAPRKEVFVFVHGYNNTFNDAALRMAQLWHFLGRPGVGVIYSWPAGFEGGMLRGYTHDRESGEYSIYHFKQFIRAIASCPQVAKIHFIGHSRGTDVLITALRELHIENNNDPLTTRHNLKLGQVVLAAPDLDYEVATQRIIAERLGAASEGVTVYLNAEDRAIGISDWLFASARRLGQLQATDLTDRQRAAFERLEERVTFVDVRAKVDFMGHGYFVSNPSVLSDLILLLRDNRPAGAENGRPLIRHGSAFWELYDGYPKPK, encoded by the coding sequence ATGAAACCGATGCGCTTCCAACCTGGTCTGCTTCTTGTGCTGCTGACGCTGGCCGGCTGCTCCGGCCCGACGCTTGTCCCCACACCCGCACTCTTCATCGGAGCCGCGGACAATCCCTTCGCCGATGTGCCGCCCTCGCATCAACAGCCGGCGGTGACGCTCATCTACGGTTCGGATCGCACATTGGCGGAAACGGAACAAGACGCCAAGGATCCATCGCTCGCCTACGACTACGGCCGCGCCCGCACACTGACGGTAGGCACCTGCCGGGTGAACATCGGCAAGGATTTGACATGGGAACAAGTCGTCGAACAAAGCCGCACGGCTGATCGAAAGATGGACCTGCCCATGAGCATCGACGCGCCGGCACCGCTGGCGACCTTCGCGCCGACGGACAATCCGCCGATCGCCCAAGGCGATCAGCTCGTCGAAAGCCCGGAGGATGTCGCGACGGACCGTCGGGCCGTCGATGCACTTCACAAGCTGTTGGCGGAGCAGCTAGCCGATGCGCCGCGCAAGGAAGTGTTCGTCTTCGTGCATGGCTACAACAACACGTTCAACGATGCTGCGCTGCGTATGGCGCAGCTTTGGCATTTTCTTGGCCGGCCCGGCGTGGGCGTCATCTACTCCTGGCCGGCCGGATTCGAGGGCGGCATGCTCCGCGGGTACACCCACGACCGGGAGTCCGGCGAGTACAGCATCTACCACTTCAAGCAGTTCATCCGCGCGATTGCGTCCTGCCCGCAGGTCGCCAAAATTCATTTCATCGGCCACAGCCGCGGCACCGATGTACTCATCACCGCACTGCGCGAACTGCACATCGAGAACAACAATGATCCATTGACCACGCGGCACAACCTCAAACTCGGACAGGTTGTGCTCGCCGCTCCTGATCTCGACTACGAAGTCGCCACGCAGCGCATCATCGCCGAGCGCCTCGGCGCTGCGTCGGAAGGTGTGACCGTCTATCTCAACGCCGAGGACCGCGCGATCGGCATCTCCGACTGGCTCTTCGCCAGCGCACGGCGACTCGGACAATTGCAGGCGACGGACCTGACGGATCGGCAGCGCGCGGCGTTCGAGCGGCTTGAAGAGCGCGTGACCTTCGTCGACGTCCGCGCGAAGGTCGATTTCATGGGACATGGCTACTTCGTGTCCAACCCCTCCGTGCTTTCGGACCTGATTCTCCTGCTGCGCGACAATCGACCGGCCGGCGCGGAAAACGGCCGCCCTCTGATTCGACACGGCAGCGCCTTTTGGGAGCTCTACGATGGATACCCCAAACCAAAATAA
- a CDS encoding response regulator encodes MTDEAILIAVVDDEESVVRALHRLLRSAGLDVLAYSNGQAFLDALADHHFDCVVLDLHMPEVDGFEVQTRLAEAGASMPQVIITGHDTPEAHRRAIDGGASAYLRKPVDGPALLNTIDALVRGKTSSDSNP; translated from the coding sequence ATGACCGACGAGGCAATCCTTATTGCGGTGGTCGACGACGAAGAGTCGGTGGTCCGGGCGCTGCACCGACTGCTTCGATCAGCGGGCCTGGACGTGCTGGCATACAGCAACGGCCAGGCATTTCTGGACGCATTGGCGGACCACCACTTCGACTGCGTCGTACTCGACCTGCACATGCCCGAGGTCGACGGCTTCGAGGTGCAGACGCGACTGGCCGAGGCCGGGGCGAGCATGCCGCAGGTGATCATCACCGGTCACGACACGCCCGAAGCCCACCGGCGCGCCATCGACGGCGGCGCCTCGGCGTACCTGCGAAAACCCGTCGATGGTCCGGCACTGTTAAACACGATTGACGCGCTCGTCCGTGGGAAGACGAGTTCGGACTCCAATCCCTGA
- a CDS encoding response regulator yields MNTPKPIIYLVDDDPSVLRALRRLLVIAGHNVQTFDSPQRFLDEHDATVHGCAILDLSMPQLTGLDLQRELAARGCTLPIIFLTGRGDIPSSVKAMRAGAVDFLTKPVHDEDLIAAVHRAFEQSLAARLTQARVEDATEGLALLTPREREVLAHLICGKLNRQIAADLGTVEKTIKVHRARVMQKMKAGSIAELVRIALVLGIEPADSGASGASKPS; encoded by the coding sequence ATGAACACGCCCAAGCCGATTATATATCTTGTGGATGACGATCCGTCGGTGCTTCGCGCGCTGCGGCGATTGCTGGTCATCGCGGGACACAATGTCCAGACGTTCGATTCGCCGCAGCGGTTTCTCGATGAGCATGACGCGACGGTACACGGGTGTGCGATTCTGGACTTGTCCATGCCGCAGTTGACGGGGTTGGACCTGCAACGGGAGCTTGCGGCTCGCGGATGCACGCTGCCGATCATTTTTCTGACGGGCCGGGGCGACATTCCCAGCAGCGTCAAAGCCATGCGTGCGGGCGCGGTCGATTTTCTGACGAAGCCGGTGCATGACGAGGATCTGATCGCGGCGGTGCATCGGGCGTTTGAACAAAGTCTCGCCGCCCGGCTGACGCAGGCGCGCGTGGAGGACGCCACGGAAGGTCTGGCCCTTCTGACGCCGCGCGAGCGCGAGGTGCTCGCCCACCTGATCTGCGGCAAGCTCAACCGGCAGATTGCAGCGGACTTGGGCACGGTCGAGAAAACCATCAAAGTCCATCGCGCCCGGGTGATGCAGAAGATGAAGGCCGGTTCAATCGCCGAACTGGTCCGCATCGCGTTGGTGCTGGGCATCGAGCCAGCCGATTCCGGGGCTTCGGGGGCGTCCAAGCCCTCCTGA
- a CDS encoding PAS domain S-box protein yields the protein MNLLIPIWSMVAAACLTLAMVHMVVWLRRRSSLAHLLFAGSAAAVSMFSVCNMFMMIARTPEQYGLAMRWLEVSIVLFFVSCVWFLRTYLKAGPAWLAYSVVGLRVLMVIWNLWSPYSANYVRIDHLDRVQFLGASAAVARGQLSDLRFLGELSELGFFIFAVWTMITVWRRGDYRRAILVSGSLALFMLIAAGQAWLVFHGRMVAPFYVVPAFMVVIAAMGFELGGDVVRAAELTAVVQAREAELREGERRMDLASGAARLGLWVWDMVRDDIWIRSPGRALFGVDSADAINFEDFLQALHPDDVEHVRKRIREAVDGNGEYEAEYRIILPDGSTRWIAARGRVDRDGEGRPLRMLGVSLDVTRRQMAEERSQSIVEAAPNALLVVDREGDILIVNAQTERTFGYDRRELVGRKIEMLIPDRFAAEHRHLRQGYFQKPAMRAMGAGQELYGRRKDGSEILIEVGLTPVQIGQQWCAMASVVDITERKRIELELSRQRNELAHLSRVTMLGELSGSLAHELNQPLASILSNAQAAQRFLARDNPDLVEVGDILRDIVEEDRRAGEIIFRLRALLRKGEVNYQSVDLNELVKDSLRLIRSDLINHGVACQIDYALRPTTINGDRVQLQQVLINLVMNACDAMGSIARNGRQLIVRTASEDGHCRVSVADRGIGVPEGQLETIFEAFYTTKGEGMGLGLAVCRTIIHAHGGRLWATNNSDCGLTIHFELPLIQA from the coding sequence ATGAATCTGCTGATTCCGATCTGGTCGATGGTCGCCGCGGCTTGTCTGACGCTTGCGATGGTGCACATGGTGGTGTGGCTGCGCCGGCGGAGCAGTCTGGCGCATCTTTTGTTCGCGGGCTCGGCGGCGGCGGTTTCGATGTTCTCGGTGTGCAACATGTTCATGATGATCGCGCGCACGCCCGAGCAATACGGATTGGCGATGCGCTGGCTGGAAGTGTCGATCGTGCTGTTCTTCGTGTCGTGCGTCTGGTTTCTGCGGACGTATCTGAAGGCGGGGCCGGCGTGGCTGGCGTATTCGGTGGTCGGATTGCGCGTGTTGATGGTGATCTGGAACCTCTGGTCGCCGTACAGCGCCAACTACGTTCGCATCGACCATCTTGATCGGGTGCAGTTTCTGGGCGCGTCCGCCGCCGTGGCGCGCGGGCAGTTGAGTGATCTGCGATTTCTCGGCGAGTTGAGCGAGTTGGGCTTTTTCATCTTCGCGGTCTGGACAATGATCACCGTCTGGCGCCGCGGCGATTACCGCCGTGCGATTCTCGTCAGCGGCAGTCTGGCCCTGTTCATGCTCATCGCCGCCGGTCAGGCATGGCTGGTGTTTCACGGGCGGATGGTCGCGCCGTTTTACGTCGTCCCGGCGTTCATGGTGGTCATCGCGGCGATGGGCTTCGAACTCGGCGGCGACGTGGTGCGGGCGGCGGAACTGACCGCGGTCGTGCAGGCGCGTGAGGCGGAGCTGCGCGAAGGCGAACGGCGCATGGATCTGGCGTCCGGGGCGGCGCGGCTGGGGCTTTGGGTCTGGGACATGGTGCGCGATGACATCTGGATCCGGTCGCCCGGCCGCGCGCTCTTCGGCGTCGACTCGGCGGACGCGATCAACTTCGAGGATTTTTTGCAGGCCCTGCACCCTGACGACGTCGAACATGTTCGCAAGCGGATCAGGGAAGCGGTCGACGGCAATGGCGAGTACGAGGCGGAGTATCGAATCATCCTGCCGGACGGCTCGACGCGATGGATCGCCGCCCGCGGGCGGGTGGATCGCGACGGCGAAGGCAGACCGCTTCGGATGCTCGGCGTCTCGCTGGACGTCACGCGACGGCAAATGGCGGAGGAAAGATCGCAATCGATCGTCGAAGCGGCGCCCAACGCCCTGCTCGTGGTCGATCGCGAAGGCGACATCCTTATCGTCAACGCCCAGACCGAAAGGACCTTCGGATACGACCGTCGCGAACTGGTCGGCCGAAAGATCGAGATGCTGATTCCCGATCGCTTCGCCGCCGAGCATCGCCATCTTCGACAAGGATATTTTCAAAAGCCGGCGATGCGCGCCATGGGCGCCGGACAGGAGCTTTACGGCCGGCGCAAGGACGGAAGCGAGATTCTCATCGAAGTGGGACTGACGCCCGTCCAGATCGGACAGCAATGGTGCGCGATGGCTTCGGTCGTCGACATCACGGAGCGCAAGCGCATCGAACTGGAACTGTCGCGTCAGCGCAACGAGCTGGCGCATCTGTCGCGTGTGACCATGCTCGGCGAACTGTCCGGCTCGCTGGCGCACGAATTGAATCAGCCGCTGGCGTCCATTCTCAGCAACGCACAGGCCGCCCAACGTTTCCTCGCGCGCGACAATCCCGACCTCGTCGAAGTGGGCGACATTCTTCGCGACATCGTCGAAGAGGACCGGCGCGCCGGCGAGATCATCTTCCGCCTGCGCGCCCTGCTGCGCAAAGGTGAAGTCAATTACCAGTCGGTCGACCTCAATGAACTGGTCAAGGACTCGCTGCGGCTGATCCGAAGCGATCTGATCAACCACGGCGTGGCGTGCCAGATCGACTACGCTCTGCGACCGACGACGATCAATGGCGATCGAGTTCAACTCCAGCAGGTGCTCATCAACCTCGTGATGAACGCCTGCGATGCCATGGGCTCGATCGCGCGGAATGGGCGGCAGTTGATCGTCCGGACCGCGTCGGAGGACGGACATTGCCGGGTCAGCGTGGCGGACCGCGGCATCGGCGTGCCGGAGGGCCAACTGGAGACGATTTTCGAAGCGTTTTACACAACCAAGGGCGAGGGCATGGGGCTGGGCCTGGCGGTATGTCGTACAATCATTCATGCCCACGGTGGTCGGCTGTGGGCCACAAACAACTCCGACTGCGGCCTGACGATCCACTTCGAGCTGCCGCTGATCCAGGCATGA
- a CDS encoding efflux transporter outer membrane subunit — translation MECIVMKVPRSELVRRRIGAGIMLIVVAAQGGCMVGPNFQSPKATVPDAWTVSAPAEVEAPHTLTTAPADAVRTWWTQFGDAELEALIDRAVTGNLDLQAAQRRIRQARAARGVAQAALWPGADTSGSYARVFPRGASASHDLFQAGLDAVWELDIFGGTRRNVEAAEADIAASIEDYRDVKVTLAAEVALDYITLRSLERQLDIARRNLETQKHSAQVSQQQFDAGLVSGLDVANANAQVATTAAQIPLLQSAEQQTMYALSVLLGRMPLDLSTELSEARPIPAPPKEVPIGLPSDLLRRRPDIRAAEARLHGATARVGVATADLFPKISLTGSLGLESDQLKSVTSWSNRFWSIGPSVSWPIFDAGRIRSNIRFQEAAEQEALITYGRTVLTALQEVQSALVAYAREQEHRKLLSDAVTADRKAVDLSNKLYTQGQIDYLRVLDAERSLLASETALAQSDEAMSSVLISLYKALGGGWDLADDPH, via the coding sequence ATGGAGTGCATCGTGATGAAAGTTCCGCGTTCTGAACTTGTCCGCCGACGCATCGGCGCGGGGATCATGCTCATCGTTGTCGCCGCGCAGGGCGGGTGCATGGTCGGGCCGAATTTTCAGTCGCCCAAGGCGACGGTGCCGGACGCATGGACAGTGTCGGCGCCGGCGGAGGTCGAAGCGCCGCACACGTTGACGACCGCGCCGGCGGATGCGGTGCGGACATGGTGGACGCAATTCGGCGATGCGGAGCTTGAGGCGCTGATCGACCGGGCGGTGACGGGCAATCTCGATCTTCAGGCGGCCCAGCGACGGATCCGTCAGGCGCGGGCGGCGCGGGGCGTGGCGCAGGCGGCGCTGTGGCCCGGCGCTGACACGTCCGGCTCGTACGCCCGGGTGTTCCCGCGCGGGGCCAGCGCCAGTCACGATCTGTTCCAGGCGGGGCTCGACGCGGTATGGGAACTGGACATCTTCGGCGGGACGCGGCGGAACGTCGAAGCGGCCGAGGCCGACATCGCCGCTTCGATCGAGGACTATCGAGATGTGAAAGTCACGCTCGCCGCCGAAGTCGCGCTCGACTACATCACGCTGCGCAGTCTTGAGCGTCAACTGGACATCGCCCGTCGCAATCTTGAGACGCAAAAGCACAGCGCGCAGGTCAGTCAGCAGCAGTTCGACGCCGGTCTGGTCAGCGGGCTCGACGTCGCCAACGCCAACGCCCAGGTCGCCACGACCGCCGCGCAGATTCCGCTTCTGCAAAGCGCGGAGCAGCAGACGATGTACGCCCTGAGCGTATTGCTGGGCAGGATGCCGCTGGATTTGTCGACGGAATTGAGCGAAGCGCGGCCGATTCCCGCGCCGCCCAAAGAGGTGCCGATCGGCTTGCCCTCGGATCTGTTGCGTCGCCGGCCGGACATCCGTGCGGCGGAGGCGCGGCTGCATGGTGCGACGGCGCGCGTCGGCGTGGCGACGGCGGACCTGTTCCCGAAAATCTCGCTGACCGGATCGCTGGGGCTCGAATCGGATCAGCTCAAATCGGTGACAAGCTGGAGCAATCGCTTCTGGTCCATCGGGCCGTCGGTGAGCTGGCCGATCTTCGATGCGGGGCGCATCCGGTCGAACATCCGCTTTCAGGAAGCGGCGGAACAGGAGGCGCTGATCACGTATGGCCGAACGGTGCTGACGGCGCTTCAGGAAGTGCAGAGCGCGCTGGTGGCGTATGCCCGCGAGCAGGAGCATCGCAAGCTGCTGTCCGATGCGGTGACGGCCGACCGCAAGGCCGTCGATCTGTCCAACAAGCTCTACACCCAGGGCCAGATCGATTACCTGCGCGTGCTCGATGCCGAGCGTTCGCTGCTCGCGTCCGAGACCGCGCTGGCGCAGAGCGACGAAGCGATGTCGAGCGTTCTGATTTCGCTTTACAAGGCGCTGGGCGGCGGTTGGGACCTGGCCGACGATCCGCATTGA
- a CDS encoding FtsX-like permease family protein, producing MRSIRTVKTAVNALRRNVMRAVLTTLGIIIGIAAVIAMMEIGQGSSLAIQQTIAGMGANNLSVRAGTASSGGISFGAGSVMTLTPQDAEAIAQNCPAVSNVAPVVRARTQVVYSNRNWVPMFIYGTTPNFIDVKDFQVVDGGMFTDRDVRNSSKVCVLGQTLVRELFGGASPIGKEIRLKNVGFRVIGVLGPKGANMMGFDQDDVVLAPWSTIKYRVVGSSVSETNQSSGSAGADSLTQVNTLNNLYPGSTALYPERSATQAADTPLPVRFTNVDEINVEAASSGKIDQAIDQISTLLRDRHRIRPGEPDDFSVRNMTEMVETLASTTTLMTNLLLGVALISLIVGGVGIMNIMLVSVTERTREIGLRMAVGARGADILRQFLVEAVMLCLAGGAMGILLGRGASYLVAALLHWPTATSLPAVIAAVSVSAVVGIVFGFYPAWKASRLDPIEALRFE from the coding sequence ATGCGTTCCATCCGAACCGTCAAAACGGCCGTCAATGCCCTGCGGCGCAACGTCATGCGGGCGGTGCTGACGACGCTGGGCATCATCATCGGCATCGCCGCGGTGATCGCCATGATGGAGATCGGTCAGGGCTCGTCGCTGGCGATTCAGCAGACGATCGCGGGCATGGGGGCGAACAATCTGTCCGTCCGGGCCGGGACGGCCTCGAGCGGCGGCATCAGCTTCGGAGCCGGCAGCGTGATGACGCTCACGCCGCAGGATGCGGAGGCGATCGCACAGAACTGCCCGGCGGTGTCGAACGTCGCGCCGGTGGTGCGGGCGCGGACGCAGGTGGTGTACTCCAATCGCAACTGGGTGCCGATGTTCATCTACGGCACGACGCCGAATTTCATCGACGTGAAGGACTTTCAGGTCGTCGACGGCGGCATGTTCACCGACCGCGATGTGCGCAATTCCTCGAAAGTCTGCGTGCTGGGGCAGACGCTGGTGCGCGAACTGTTCGGCGGCGCCTCGCCCATCGGCAAGGAGATTCGCCTCAAGAACGTCGGGTTCCGCGTCATCGGCGTGCTCGGGCCAAAGGGCGCGAACATGATGGGCTTCGATCAGGACGATGTGGTGCTCGCGCCATGGTCGACGATCAAGTATCGCGTCGTCGGCTCGTCCGTGTCGGAAACCAATCAGTCCAGCGGCAGCGCCGGCGCCGATTCGCTCACGCAGGTCAACACGCTCAACAATCTCTACCCCGGTTCGACCGCGCTGTACCCGGAACGGTCCGCCACTCAGGCCGCCGACACCCCCCTGCCCGTCCGGTTCACCAACGTCGACGAGATCAACGTCGAAGCCGCCTCCAGCGGAAAGATCGATCAGGCCATCGACCAGATCAGCACGCTGCTGCGCGATCGGCATCGCATCCGCCCCGGCGAACCGGACGACTTTTCGGTCCGCAACATGACGGAGATGGTCGAGACGCTGGCGTCGACGACGACGCTGATGACGAATCTGCTGCTGGGCGTGGCGCTCATCTCGCTGATCGTGGGCGGGGTCGGCATCATGAACATCATGCTGGTGTCCGTCACCGAGCGGACGCGGGAGATCGGTCTGCGCATGGCGGTCGGCGCGCGCGGGGCGGACATTCTGCGTCAGTTTCTGGTCGAGGCGGTGATGCTGTGCCTGGCGGGCGGGGCGATGGGCATCCTGCTCGGACGCGGCGCATCGTATCTCGTCGCCGCCCTGCTACACTGGCCGACGGCGACCTCGCTGCCGGCGGTCATTGCGGCCGTCAGCGTCTCGGCGGTGGTGGGCATCGTCTTCGGGTTTTATCCGGCGTGGAAAGCGTCGCGGCTCGATCCGATCGAGGCGCTGCGATTCGAGTGA
- a CDS encoding ATP-binding cassette domain-containing protein, whose amino-acid sequence MALIELKDLHKTYLLGEVKVPVLKGVSLSIQLGELVALMGASGSGKSTLMNILGFLDRPTSGQYWFEGRDVSRLSADERAALRNDKIGFVFQSFNLLARTSALANVMMPLTYCRRNVPDREAKERAKALLELVGLGDRMDHEPSQLSGGQQQRVAIARALVNHPPLVFADEPTGNLDSKTSAEVLEMFHKLNQQEGITIVLVTHEADVASVTRRVIHIRDGVIEDGAYGATDRTAPSPAAQEH is encoded by the coding sequence ATGGCGCTCATCGAACTCAAAGACCTGCACAAAACCTACCTGCTGGGCGAGGTGAAAGTGCCCGTGCTCAAGGGCGTCTCGCTTTCGATCCAACTGGGGGAACTGGTCGCCTTGATGGGCGCCTCGGGCTCGGGAAAGAGCACGCTGATGAACATTCTCGGGTTTCTCGACCGGCCGACCAGCGGACAGTACTGGTTCGAGGGCCGCGACGTTTCGCGCCTCTCGGCGGACGAGCGCGCCGCCCTGCGCAATGACAAAATCGGGTTCGTCTTTCAAAGCTTCAATCTGCTGGCGCGGACCAGTGCGCTGGCGAACGTGATGATGCCGCTGACGTATTGCCGGCGGAACGTCCCGGATCGCGAGGCGAAGGAGCGGGCCAAGGCGCTGCTCGAACTGGTGGGCCTGGGCGATCGGATGGATCACGAACCGTCGCAGCTCTCGGGCGGGCAGCAGCAGCGCGTGGCCATCGCCCGGGCGCTGGTCAATCATCCGCCGCTCGTCTTCGCCGACGAACCGACGGGCAATCTCGATTCCAAAACCAGCGCCGAAGTATTGGAGATGTTCCACAAGCTCAATCAACAGGAAGGCATCACCATCGTGCTCGTCACGCACGAAGCCGATGTCGCTTCGGTGACCCGGCGCGTGATTCACATCCGCGACGGCGTCATCGAAGACGGCGCCTACGGCGCGACGGATCGAACCGCCCCTTCCCCGGCGGCGCAGGAGCATTGA